The genomic stretch GTTGGCGGCCCCCTCGTAGACATCCGGTGCCCAGAAATGGAAAGGAAACACGGCCAGCTTGAAAAGAAATCCGGACAGGGAAAGGATCACACCGGTCAACAGAATGCCGTCATGGGCATGCAACGGCAGCATGCGGCCCCATTCTGAAATGCTGGCCGTATGCGTTGCACCGTAGATACAGGCGAAACCGAACAGCGTGACGGCAGAGGACAAAGCGCCGATGATAAAATACTTGAGGCTCGCCTCGAGTCCTTTCTGCCTACCCCTCCTCAGATACACCAGAATGTAAAGCGAATAACTGGACAGCTCCAGGGCGACGTAAAGGGTTATCAGGTGAATGCTGCTGACCAGCAGCATCATCGCCAGGGTACTGGTGGTCAAAAGCAGGTAAAATTCGGCATGACGCTTTTCGGGTATATCGGCTAGGTTCCGGCACAGAAGCGTCACGAGAAAAAATCCCAGAAAAAGGAGTGTCTTGATGACCTGTGCAAACAGGTCGACACGGTAGGTAGCCCCAAACAGGTCCACCGTCCGGCCGAAGGTCGCCGTGCATATCACCACACCGACGGCGGCCAACCCCACGGCCAGCAGATGGTTGGTTCGGCTGTCAGGCCTTGCCAGGGATCGCATGAAAAAAACCATGACCATCAATAGACCGTAAATTTCCGGCAGAAATGGTATTAAACTGTTCATGGCAGCCTGCCCAGCAAATGCATGGAGGTAATTTGGATGGTCTCGTACATCAAAAATGGGAAAAAGCCGAAAATGAGGATCGTTGCCGCTAGAATCATTCTGGGAAGACCCAGTGCAAATGAGACATCCTTAAGGTGTGAGAATCGCTGGTTTTCAGGGCCGAAGATAGTCTTCTGAACCACCCTCAGCATGAAAAGGGCACCGACGACCAGGGAACAGATAACCGGAATTCCCAGAAGGGGGTAGGCCCTGAAGGTTCCGATAAAGATCAGCAGCTCGGCCCAGAAACTGGCCAGGCAGGGGACACCGATGCCGGTAAGCGCGGCCAGGACGAAATAGCCGCTGGCAACAGGCATGACCTTTGCGAGTCCTCCAAGGTCGCTGATCTGCTTGGAATGTGTTCTGTCGTAGATATAGCCGACGGTGGAAAAAAACAGGGCCGTCATGATGCCATGGGCAAACATCTGGAAAACGGCGCCGTTCAGGCCGTCCAGGGTCACGGTGGACAACCCCAATCCCACCATACCCATGTGGGAGACACTGGAATAACCGATAACGAACTTCAGGTCCGTCTGGCTGAGCCCCACAAACACCCCGTATACGATGCCGATGGTCGCCAATACCGCCATCAGAGGCGCCCAGTACTGCCAGCCCTGCGGGCACAGAAATATGCCGACCCGCAGTATGCCGAAAGCACCGATTTTCATCAGCACACCGGCGTGCATCATGCTGACGGCCGTTGGGGCGGCAACGTGGCCAATGGGCGACCAGGTGTGAAAGGGCCATACGCCGGCCAGAATGCCGAATCCGATATAAAACAGAAAAAAGGCGAACTTCTGCTGAAACGGAGAAAAGGAGGCTTCCGTCACCAGAGCCACCAGATCGAAGCTGGTAAAGCCCGACGCGACGACGAGATAGACAATCGCGGGCAGAATCAAGGCGCTTCCGGCCAGAAGATAGAGCATCAGTTTCATGGCGCCATACTCTTTTTTGGTGCTGCCCCATATAACGATAAGCAGATACATGGGAAACAGAGAGACATCATACCACACGAAGATGAAAAAAAGATCCAGGGCCATGAACATGCCGAAAACGCCGGTGACCAGTGATACGAGCAGGGCAAAAAACTCCTTCACCCGTACGTCCAGTTCCCACATGGTCAAGACCCCTGTAAAAAAAACGATGCCCGTTAGAAGCAGCATCGGTGCACTGAAGCCGTCGATGGCATTGTGGTAGGAAATGCCGAGCCCTGGAATCCAGTCCACCCGCTCCCCAAACTGCAGCCCACCGATAGCCCTGTCGTAGGCCACAAAAAGATACAGGGAGATGACAAGCGTCATGGCGGAGGAAACGGCGCAAACCCATTTGATCGCCCGCGTCATGCGGGAGGGCGTGAGTAGCACCACGACAATGGCGCCAATGCAGCAGGCCAGAATCAATGTCAAAAACGGAATGTCGCTATATATCACTTGCATTAGATAGCCACCTGATAAACAAAAAAAGCCAGCAGAACCAGAACGACACCGACCATGACCCACAATCTGGCTTGAATGAGCGCCTCGTGCCAGTTCGCCGCCCGTCGGCCCACGCCCACTGCGGCCTGCGCAAGCCGATGCACGCCGCCGTCGATGATCTTGTTGTCGTTTTGGGTACAATAAAACGAAATGCCCCTGTATATTACCACATCGATGAACCGGCGATAAAAGCGATCCAGATACCAACGCTGGGCAAAAAAGTCCGCTAAAGCGGGGAACCGCTCGACAAAACCGGTTTTGGGTGCAGCGCGCCTGCCGAATTCAAACCAGGCCAGCAGGACGCCTGACACGCTGATGCCCAAAGCGGTCATGAGCAGAACAGGGGAATGCCCGTGATTCGCCGTACCCACGGCCAGGCGGCCGCCGATCAAAAAGTCCCTCAGCCCATCCTGAAAAAAACCGAGAACCAGCGTAATTGCGGATAGTATGCCCAACACGCCGACCATTACGCTGCGGAGGGGGGTGTGATCCGCTTCCGTTGCGCCGGGTGATGCCGATGAGAAGGCGACGATGAAAATCATGCGAAAGGTATAATACGCCGTGAGAAAAGCACCGGCCAGTCCGGCAAGCAACCAAATCGGGTTGTGCAGGGCCGCCAGCTCGGCCATGATCATTTCCTTGCTGAAAAAACCTGAAAAAGGCCAAATCCCGGAAAGCGCCCCTCCCCCGATAAATAGAGCGGCAATCGTCGGGCTCAAGCCGCGACCGTTCTTCGCCCCGATTTCAAATATGTCATTGGTGTGATGCCGGTGAATCAATACACCGGCGCAGAGAAATAAAAGCGCTTTGAAGCCCGCATGGGTGGTCAAATGAAAGACGCCGGCCTCATAACCGCCGGCAGCCAGTCCCATGATCATAAACCCCAGTTGGCTGATCGTTGAATAAGCCAACACCTGTTTGATATCCCTGCTAACGATGGCCGAAGTGCCCGCCATCAGCATGCTGACGGTACCGACCGACAGGCACAGCATCATAGCCGACGGTGATTGACTGAAAAACGGAAACAACCTGGCAAGTAGAAAGACGCCGGCCGCCACCATGGTGGCGGAGTGCAGCAGCGCGCTGACCGGTGTGGGGCCTTCCATGGCATCAGGCAGCCACGTCATTAAAGGAAACTGGGCGCTTTTGCCGATAATGCCGCCGAAAATGAGCATGGCACCGACGGCCGCGACCATCGGCGTCAAACCCGCCACCGGCGTTCCCTTGTCGAGCAGAAGAATGTCCGGGCTGCCGATATGGGTCAAGAGCAGAAGGATGCCCATGAGGAAGAAAACATCTCCCAGCCGGGTCATTACAAAGGCCTTTTTGCCGGCCTGGCTCGCGCTGAATTTTTCGTGCCAAAACCCGATCAGAAGATAGGACGACAAGCCCACCAGCTCCCAGAAAATATACAGTTGAACCAATGTCGGAGACAAAACCAGACAGATCATCGCCCATGCAAACAGCGACATATATGCATAGTATCTTGAAAAACCCGGATCGCCGTGCATGTACCCCAATGAATACACCTGGACCAGAAAGCTGATGGTTGAGACGACGGCCAGCATCAGCATGTTTAAAGGGTCCAGCAGAAAGCCGACGGATATGGACAAATCCCCAGAGCAGACCCATTGCCCCGTGTGGGAGAGAGGCGCGGTCATGTTCCAGTAGCGCATCAAAAGAAACGCTGCCGCCAGAAGGGACAATCCAATCGCACCGATGGACAGTCCCGCACTCACCTTCGGCCGGCCGCGGAAAAAAATCAAGATGGCCGCGAACGCCGCCAGGGGGGGCATCGAGGCGAGGAGTACCGTCCAAAAAGTTACTGTATGTATATTGGCTTCGATCATTTGTCTCGTCTACTCGAGTTCGCAGGTGTCCGATTCGATACATCGCGGGTCGGTCGTGCCCGTTTGGCGATATATGGTGGTAATCAGCGCCAAACCCAGAGAAACTTCCGCGGCCGCCACCGCCAGAACGAATATCACCGCGGCCTGGCCTTCAATTTGACCGGCATCGAGGCCGGACGCGATAAACGCCAGGGCACCGGCATTGAGCATGATCTCGAGACCCAGCAAGATCATGATGAGGTTGCGGCGTGTCAACGTGCATATCACACCCAGACCAAACAAAATCCCTGCAAAAAGCAGCACGTGGTAGTAGGGAACGATCATGATTCCTCTTTTCCATTCCGACGGTTTAAACGGTCGCCGATGCCGAGCAGCAGGGCACCGATCAACACCACCAGAAGCAGCAGGGAGATCACTTCGATAGACAGCCAGTGCCTGTGGAAAACAAACGCCCCGTACCTGGCGGGTTCGGCGAAGGCCGCCTTCATCGCCACGCCCGCATCGCCGGGCAGCAGGTGAAGCAGCACGCATGCGGAAAGATAGGCGATGCTGCCGAACATGCCTGCCAGAGCGAAGCGGCCCGCACGCTGCCCGGAACGCTTTTCATCGGCAATTTTAAGCATCATGACGATGAACAGAAACAGCACCATGATACCACCCGCATAGATGATCACCTCCAGTGCAGCCGGCAGCGGTGCGCCGAGCAGATAAAACATCATGGCGGTTCCGACAAAGGAGGCCACCAGGTACAGGATGGTGTGCACCATATTCCGGCAGGCGATGGCCATCACCGTGGTCATGATGATGACAACCGCCAGCAGATAGAAACAGACGGCATACGGTGTCATGGCCGTCCCCCGGGATCGTGTGCCGAGCGGACGGCTTCGAACCGTCGGACGATATGTTCGTTTTCAATGCTTCCGGTCATGGCGTTGCCCTCTGGCCCGATGCTCATGGCAGATTGGTCTTGATATTCGTGGGGGGTGCTTCTCCCACATGATCACCCTTGCCCTTCAGCCGGTTCAACACGCCGGCGTGTTGATAATAATCGTAATCCGGATCCTTGCCGCCATGATCCACGAGAAGGTCCTTTTTTTCGAATACCAGTGACAGAATATCCCTTTTGCAATTTTCAAAGTCGGGAGTCAGCTGGATGGCCGATGTGGGACAGGCCTCCTCGCACAGCCCGCAGTAGATGCAGCGTCCGAAGTTTATTCTGAACCAGACCGCGTATCGCCGGCCGTTTTCATCTTCACCGGCCTGCATCGAGATACAGGATACCGGGCAGACAGCCGAGCACAAATAGCATGCCACGCACCGCTCTCGACCGTCCGGGTCCCTGGTCAAAACGATTCTGGCCCTGGAACGTTCCGGAAGCGGACGTTTGTACTCCGGGTATTCCTGGGTAAACGGCTTTTTGAAAAGAAATTTCAGCGTCGTCAGAAACCCCGTTCCAATGGCCCCGACATCCGCTAACATGGTTTGAAAAGGCTTCATGAGCGTCCTTTTACCGGAGGATGACGGCTCCGGTAATAACGATATTCAACAACGCGAGCGGTATCAGCAGTTTCCAACCGAAATTCATGAGCTGGTCATAACGCAGCCGGGGAAGCGTTCCCCGAATCCAAATCATGATCGCCGATACCAGCAGAATTTTTATCAGCAGCCACACAGGCCCCGGCAGGATCGGGCCCCGCCATCCCCCCAGGAAGAGCACCGCCATCAGCGCCCCCAGCACCTGCATGTGGACATATTCTCCCAGAAAAAAAAGGCCGAAACGAATGCCGCTGTATTCTGTGTGAAAACTCGAACCCAGTTCGGTTTCGGCTTCGGGCATATCGAAAGGTATGCGCTTGCTCTCGGCCATGGATGCCAGAAAAAAGATGACAAAGCCGATCGGTTGAACGACGATAAACGGATAGTCCGCCTGGGCCCGGACGATTTCGACGAGGCTGAAGGAACCGGCCAGCATCACGACGGGAACAATGGACAACCCCAAAGCCAACTCATAGCTGATCATCTGGGCCACCCCTCGAATGCCCCCCAACAAGGCGTATTTCGAGTTGGAAGCCCAGCCGCCCAGTGCGATGCCGTACACCCCCAGAGAAGACAGCGCCAGTACGTAAAGCATCCCGATATTGATGTCGGAGACCACCATCGGCACGTTATGACCGAAAAACGACAGATCGGGCCCGAAGGGGACCACCGCAAATATCAACAAAGCAGTGGTGGCTACTACCGCCGGTGCAAAAAGAAAAATGATGCGATCCGCCGCGGATGGTACGACGTCTTCCTTCAACAGCAGCTTGATGCCGTCCGCCAGGGGTTGCCACAGGCCGTAAGGACCGACACGATTCGGACCCAGCCGGGCTTGAAGCCATCCGAGGAGCCTGCGCTCGAGCAGGACAAGGTAAGCCGCCAAGGCCAAAACCGCGGCCAGAACGACAGCCAGCTTGAGCAGCAGAATGATAAATCCGAGCATCCAATCCAATATCATGAGCGTGTGTCGGCTCCCCTGAACTGTTTTCTGCCTAACCGCCTTCCCCCCATATCCGGCATGTGCATTTCCGCGTGGGATAGACGGGGCATTATGACAAGGCCCTCAGGCACTTTGACGGAACGCCTCAGTTTTATTTTCAACGACAGCGAATCCATGGTGATCCACAGGCTGTTGTAACCTGAAAATCCACACGCCTCCGCCTGTTTCGCGTTCATCCAGATGTACGGCTCTTTTGCCAGTTTCTGAAGGGGGGGTGAAAAGTGAGAGAGGCATTCGGTTCCAAAGCACGCTTCCGTCAAGAGTATCTCAAAATTCGTGCCGGCAGACGCCCCTGATTCCGGCGCTGGCCGAACCTCCCGCTCCATGTCCGGCCCTTTGGCGGAGATGCGAAGCGGCTCATCCCCGGAGAGTTGCTGGATGCCGTCCAATTCGGGATGAGCGTCGATCAGCCATGCAAGCAGCCGTTGCCGCGAAAAAACGCCCTCACTGCCTCCTATCATGTCCAATGCTTGCCAGGCGGCACACGTATCACTACCGGGCACCGTTTCTCTAAACGTTCGCGGCGGATGATCTCCCCCCCCGGTAATGCTGATGGGCATGCCACCCTTGAAAACAGGGCGCGCATGCTGAGCCCGGCCCCGATGATTGATGAAGATACCACCGGATTCATAGACCGTCTGGGTGGGAATGAAGGCGGAAGCGGCGTTTGCCGGATGCAAGGGAATGTAATCCATGGCGGATAGAAAGCCGAGGCGGCTGAATGCCAGCGCAAGCCGCCGCCGGTCGGGGAAATCCCATACCGGATCGGTTTCCACCATCAGAAGCGCCTGGATGCCGCCGTTTTCTATATTCTCCAGCAGGTCTTCAACGGCGCCGTCGGGCGCAGTCAAAAGGGCCGCCCCATAGGCATTCGGGCCGGGGAGCGTGCAACACAACCCCGACCGGGGCCGCAAACGAAACGCCAGTTCGGCACACTGCCCTATGATACGGTGATCGGTGATGTCCGTACCGCAAACAACTGCCGTACGCGCGCCTCCGGTGACGAGATTCAACACGGATTGCACGTGGGCCCATTTCCCCCCGTCACCGTCCATGATCGGCGGCAACAGACGCTCGTTACCGTCTTCAAAACTTGCCGATGTCGCGGCCTCCAGAATGTCGTGGATTTCCCGGGGAGAAGCCGCTATTTGCCGGAAATCAAACGGCAGGTCCAACGGTCGCGGATCGAGACACAAAACATCGGCCCCTTTTCGAACCGCCTGCCGCAAGGATAACGCCAGCATGGGGGCTTCGTTGACCGGATCCGCGCCGACAACCAGGATGCGGTCGAATGTCTCGATCTCTTCCAGAGACAAGGTTTTGTTCCTGGCAAGGCAATTCAGCACGGTGTGAACATTCCCCAGATGCCGTCTGGTCAATCCCACGTACGGCTGCCGCCAGCCTTTGTCACGGCATAGCTTCAGCGTGCCTGCCAGGGTCTCCAGGCTGCATCGGGGTGATACCAGCGTTGCCACCGAAGAAGGCCCGTACCGTTGGCTGATGGCGTCAAGACGCTGGGCGGTCAGCGCAACGGCCTGTTCCCCGGTCACTTTTTCGCGATTCACCCGCCCCGTCCTCGGCCGGTCTTCCTGATCGGCATAGAAAAATCCGTATCGCCCCCGATCGCAGATAAAGTGGCCGTTGATCTCGGGCTCGAGGCGCGCTTCTTGCTTTACAATCCGACGATAGCGGGTATTGACGGTCAAGTGGCAGCCCAGGCTGCAGTGTATGCATATCGAAGGATGCCTTCCGAAATCCCATTGCCGCCCTGTATAGCGGGAGGGCCGATCCGTGTAGACACCGGTTGGGCAGAGATCGATCAAGTTACCGGCAAAGGGGCTCTTCAGGGTGCCGTCCCGATACCGCCCGAAATAGATGCGCGAGGCAACGCCCATGACGCCAAGATCATGGTAGCCGGCAAACTCCTGGTAGAATCGCGAACAACGGTAGCATTGGATACAGCGATTCATTTCGTGTTGAATCAGGGGGCCCAGGTATTGATCACGATAGGTTCTTTTGCGGCCCCTGAATCGCCGCAGGCCGTGCCCGCCGGACACGGTCAGGTCCTGAAGCAGGCAGTGCCCGCCTTCGTCGCACACCGGGCAGTCATGGGGATGGTTCATCATGAGCCATTCGATGACATGGCGTCTGAAGTCGACGGCGTCGGCATCGGTTGTGGAAATCACCATGCCGTCTTCCGCATCCAGCCGGCAGCTCATCTTGATGCCTTTTACCGGGCCCTCCAGGACACTCACGGCACACACCCTGCATGCGCCCACCGATCCCAACGCCGGATGGTAGCAGAACCTCGGTATGACGATGCCGAGCCGTTCGGCTGCATCGATCACCTTGGTCCCGGTCGGAACGACAACTTTTCTCCCGTCAATGACAAGTTCCGGCATTTTTACTGTTGATCCTCAAAGGGGCAGCGTTTTTGATCGATATGGGCAACAACTTCGTCCTCGAACTCCTTGAACAGGCTTGCCACCACCATCGCGGCACCGGGCGCAAATGCACAGTATGCCTGCCACAGGTGCCGGCACATGGTGGTTATCATTTCCACAAACGATCTTTCGCCCCGGCCGGTTTCGATCCGGTGGAGCAAATCCCGAATATAGGGGATGCCTTCTCGGCAGGGGGTACACCAGCCGCATGATTCGCGCGAAAAAAAATTTACCAGGTTCAGAGTGGCCGCCACCATGCAGGTGTGCTGATCGAACACCATGACGGCCGCGGTGCCCAGCCGATGGCCGGCTTTTTTCAAGGTGTCGAAATCCATTTCGATGTGGTATAATTTTTCCGTCATGTAGGCCGTGGAGGCACCGCCCGGCAGGCAGGCCTTGAACGTCGATCCCGGCCGCATACCGCCTGCATGGACCTCGATGACCTCCGAAAGTTTTATCCCCATCGGCAGTTCATAGCATCCGGGTCGATTTACTTTTCCGCTGACACAAAATATCTTTGTGCCGGCGCCACCGGGGGTCAATGCCAGGGATTTGAACCATTCGGCGCCATGTCTCACGATATGGGGGACACAGGAAAGCGTTTCCACGTTCTGCAGCAGTGTCGGCTGCCCCCACAGGCCCTTTACCGTGGGATGCGGCGGCGGCTTTTTGGGATTCGGCCGGTTGCCGGAAATCGCGTTCAAAAGCGCCGTCCCCTCTCCACAGATATAGCGTCCGCCGCTCCGGTGAACAGTCAGATCGAAGCTGAAACCGGAACCGAAAATTCTTTTGCCGATAAAGCCCTTTTCTCTTGCGATGCCGATTTCCCGTTCGAGAATCACGGAGGCTCCCTCGTATTCCGGTCTTATGAAGATAATGCCTCTTTCGGCCCCGATTCCATAGCCGGCTAACGCCATCCCCTCGATCAGCTGGTGGGGGTCGGCGT from Deltaproteobacteria bacterium encodes the following:
- a CDS encoding NADH-quinone oxidoreductase subunit M; this encodes MQVIYSDIPFLTLILACCIGAIVVVLLTPSRMTRAIKWVCAVSSAMTLVISLYLFVAYDRAIGGLQFGERVDWIPGLGISYHNAIDGFSAPMLLLTGIVFFTGVLTMWELDVRVKEFFALLVSLVTGVFGMFMALDLFFIFVWYDVSLFPMYLLIVIWGSTKKEYGAMKLMLYLLAGSALILPAIVYLVVASGFTSFDLVALVTEASFSPFQQKFAFFLFYIGFGILAGVWPFHTWSPIGHVAAPTAVSMMHAGVLMKIGAFGILRVGIFLCPQGWQYWAPLMAVLATIGIVYGVFVGLSQTDLKFVIGYSSVSHMGMVGLGLSTVTLDGLNGAVFQMFAHGIMTALFFSTVGYIYDRTHSKQISDLGGLAKVMPVASGYFVLAALTGIGVPCLASFWAELLIFIGTFRAYPLLGIPVICSLVVGALFMLRVVQKTIFGPENQRFSHLKDVSFALGLPRMILAATILIFGFFPFLMYETIQITSMHLLGRLP
- a CDS encoding NADH-quinone oxidoreductase subunit L — translated: MIEANIHTVTFWTVLLASMPPLAAFAAILIFFRGRPKVSAGLSIGAIGLSLLAAAFLLMRYWNMTAPLSHTGQWVCSGDLSISVGFLLDPLNMLMLAVVSTISFLVQVYSLGYMHGDPGFSRYYAYMSLFAWAMICLVLSPTLVQLYIFWELVGLSSYLLIGFWHEKFSASQAGKKAFVMTRLGDVFFLMGILLLLTHIGSPDILLLDKGTPVAGLTPMVAAVGAMLIFGGIIGKSAQFPLMTWLPDAMEGPTPVSALLHSATMVAAGVFLLARLFPFFSQSPSAMMLCLSVGTVSMLMAGTSAIVSRDIKQVLAYSTISQLGFMIMGLAAGGYEAGVFHLTTHAGFKALLFLCAGVLIHRHHTNDIFEIGAKNGRGLSPTIAALFIGGGALSGIWPFSGFFSKEMIMAELAALHNPIWLLAGLAGAFLTAYYTFRMIFIVAFSSASPGATEADHTPLRSVMVGVLGILSAITLVLGFFQDGLRDFLIGGRLAVGTANHGHSPVLLMTALGISVSGVLLAWFEFGRRAAPKTGFVERFPALADFFAQRWYLDRFYRRFIDVVIYRGISFYCTQNDNKIIDGGVHRLAQAAVGVGRRAANWHEALIQARLWVMVGVVLVLLAFFVYQVAI
- the nuoK gene encoding NADH-quinone oxidoreductase subunit NuoK; translation: MIVPYYHVLLFAGILFGLGVICTLTRRNLIMILLGLEIMLNAGALAFIASGLDAGQIEGQAAVIFVLAVAAAEVSLGLALITTIYRQTGTTDPRCIESDTCELE
- a CDS encoding NADH-quinone oxidoreductase subunit J → MTPYAVCFYLLAVVIIMTTVMAIACRNMVHTILYLVASFVGTAMMFYLLGAPLPAALEVIIYAGGIMVLFLFIVMMLKIADEKRSGQRAGRFALAGMFGSIAYLSACVLLHLLPGDAGVAMKAAFAEPARYGAFVFHRHWLSIEVISLLLLVVLIGALLLGIGDRLNRRNGKEES
- the nuoI gene encoding NADH-quinone oxidoreductase subunit NuoI, coding for MLADVGAIGTGFLTTLKFLFKKPFTQEYPEYKRPLPERSRARIVLTRDPDGRERCVACYLCSAVCPVSCISMQAGEDENGRRYAVWFRINFGRCIYCGLCEEACPTSAIQLTPDFENCKRDILSLVFEKKDLLVDHGGKDPDYDYYQHAGVLNRLKGKGDHVGEAPPTNIKTNLP
- the nuoH gene encoding NADH-quinone oxidoreductase subunit NuoH — its product is MILDWMLGFIILLLKLAVVLAAVLALAAYLVLLERRLLGWLQARLGPNRVGPYGLWQPLADGIKLLLKEDVVPSAADRIIFLFAPAVVATTALLIFAVVPFGPDLSFFGHNVPMVVSDINIGMLYVLALSSLGVYGIALGGWASNSKYALLGGIRGVAQMISYELALGLSIVPVVMLAGSFSLVEIVRAQADYPFIVVQPIGFVIFFLASMAESKRIPFDMPEAETELGSSFHTEYSGIRFGLFFLGEYVHMQVLGALMAVLFLGGWRGPILPGPVWLLIKILLVSAIMIWIRGTLPRLRYDQLMNFGWKLLIPLALLNIVITGAVILR
- the nuoG gene encoding NADH-quinone oxidoreductase subunit NuoG; translation: MPELVIDGRKVVVPTGTKVIDAAERLGIVIPRFCYHPALGSVGACRVCAVSVLEGPVKGIKMSCRLDAEDGMVISTTDADAVDFRRHVIEWLMMNHPHDCPVCDEGGHCLLQDLTVSGGHGLRRFRGRKRTYRDQYLGPLIQHEMNRCIQCYRCSRFYQEFAGYHDLGVMGVASRIYFGRYRDGTLKSPFAGNLIDLCPTGVYTDRPSRYTGRQWDFGRHPSICIHCSLGCHLTVNTRYRRIVKQEARLEPEINGHFICDRGRYGFFYADQEDRPRTGRVNREKVTGEQAVALTAQRLDAISQRYGPSSVATLVSPRCSLETLAGTLKLCRDKGWRQPYVGLTRRHLGNVHTVLNCLARNKTLSLEEIETFDRILVVGADPVNEAPMLALSLRQAVRKGADVLCLDPRPLDLPFDFRQIAASPREIHDILEAATSASFEDGNERLLPPIMDGDGGKWAHVQSVLNLVTGGARTAVVCGTDITDHRIIGQCAELAFRLRPRSGLCCTLPGPNAYGAALLTAPDGAVEDLLENIENGGIQALLMVETDPVWDFPDRRRLALAFSRLGFLSAMDYIPLHPANAASAFIPTQTVYESGGIFINHRGRAQHARPVFKGGMPISITGGGDHPPRTFRETVPGSDTCAAWQALDMIGGSEGVFSRQRLLAWLIDAHPELDGIQQLSGDEPLRISAKGPDMEREVRPAPESGASAGTNFEILLTEACFGTECLSHFSPPLQKLAKEPYIWMNAKQAEACGFSGYNSLWITMDSLSLKIKLRRSVKVPEGLVIMPRLSHAEMHMPDMGGRRLGRKQFRGADTRS
- a CDS encoding SLBB domain-containing protein: MYPQVLLANRKPDRITTLSEYRHSGGYQGLEKAVRESRSDEVKQIIFDATLRGRGGAAFPMGSKMTTVPDDAPYPRYVVCNVDEMEPGTFKDRVLIHADPHQLIEGMALAGYGIGAERGIIFIRPEYEGASVILEREIGIAREKGFIGKRIFGSGFSFDLTVHRSGGRYICGEGTALLNAISGNRPNPKKPPPHPTVKGLWGQPTLLQNVETLSCVPHIVRHGAEWFKSLALTPGGAGTKIFCVSGKVNRPGCYELPMGIKLSEVIEVHAGGMRPGSTFKACLPGGASTAYMTEKLYHIEMDFDTLKKAGHRLGTAAVMVFDQHTCMVAATLNLVNFFSRESCGWCTPCREGIPYIRDLLHRIETGRGERSFVEMITTMCRHLWQAYCAFAPGAAMVVASLFKEFEDEVVAHIDQKRCPFEDQQ